In Candidatus Caccoplasma merdavium, the sequence GGGCCCGTTTCAGAATCGATTGGTTCAGAGGGCTGTCGAGCAGCTCGGGTAAAACGGTGAGAATATCGATACGCATGATGACGATGCACTATTTTTTCGGTAGGCAAAGGTACCACAAAAAAGTGACATAACGAAGTCGTCGGTATGAGAAATAATGTCTGTTTTTAAGACTTGTCAAGGAAAAAGAGAAATTTTTTCGGGCTTTGAATTGGTATCATGCCGTTCTTGACCGATACACCTGTTAGCCGCTACCCTTTAAAACCTTTTATCCGGTTCATGTTCCCTACATGAAATCTTTCAAATTTCGCGGCTGGCGCACCGATTTTGGAGACCGCACCGACCGGGTGAACCTCTCGCCCAAGTCCGGTTTCTTACGGGAACACCCTTTTCCCGCACATTCCTTCAGGAGTGACGGAGAGAGGGGGACTTGTATTACAGTCTCGTGCAATATTCTCGGGTGACAAGCTTCCGTTTCTTACATTTTTGTGGTATCTTTGTCAACCTAAACAGGCGACCATGAATGAGACAGAATTTCGCATACGGCAGTTGAGAAAAGAGTTGGACGAGCATAACTACAACTACTATGTGCTCAATGCTCCGACCATCGACGACCGGGAATTTGACCGCCTCATGGCCGAGTTGCAGCAACTCGAAGAGGCCAATCCCCAATATGCCGACCCACATTCTCCCACCTGCCGGGTGGGGAATGACCACAATCAGGCTTTCACACAGGTAGCTCACCGCTATCCGATGCTATCGTTGAGCAACACTTACACGCGTGAAGAGGTGGCCGCTTTCTACGAACGGGTGAGTGCGGCATTGCAGGAGCCCTTTACCATCGTCGGGGAGTTGAAATACGACGGCACGTCCATCTCGCTCACCTATGAGCACGGCCGGCTGGTGCAGGCCGTTACCCGGGGCGACGGCGTGCAAGGCGACGATGTGACCGAGAATGTCAAGACCATACGCACCATACCGCTCGTCCTGCGTGGAGCGGGTTACCCCGACCGTTTCGAGATTCGCGGCGAGATACTCATGCCTTGGTCGGTCTTTGAGCAACTGAATGCAGAGCGGGAACGCGAAGAGGAACCGCTCTTTGCCAATCCGCGCAATGCGGCATCGGGCACCCTCAAACTGCAAAATTCGGCGATTGTCGCCTCCCGGCACCTCGATGCCTATCTATATTATCTCTTGGGCGAAAATCTGCCCTCCGACGACCATCTCGACAATCTGCACACGGCCGCCGGTTGGGGATTTAAAATCTCCGAGGCCATGACCCGTTGTCATTCGCTCGAAGAGATGTATGCCTTTATCGACTATTGGGACGTAAACCGCAAAAATCTGCCGGTGGCGACCGACGGCATCGTTTTCAAAGTCGCTTCGTTGCGTCAGCAGAAATATCTCGGCTACACCGCCAAGTCGCCCCGCTGGGCCATTGCCTATAAGTTCCAGGCCGAGCGGGCGGTAACCCGGCTCAACTCCATCTCCTATCAGGTGGGGCGCACCGGAACCATCACCCCGGTGGCCAACCTCGACCCCGTGCAACTGTCGGGAACCATAGTGAAGCGGGCTTCGCTCCACAACGACGACATCATACAGGCGCTCGACCTGCACATCGGCGATTTTGTCTATGTGGAAAAGGGGGGCGAAATCATACCCAAGATAACCGGAGTCGACACCGATGCCCGCATCTTGGTGGGAGAGAAGGTGCAGTTTATCACCCATTGTCCCGAGTGTGGAACCCCCTTGGTGCGGTATGAGGGAGAAGCGGCTTGGTATTGCCCCAACGACGAATCCTGTCCCCCGCAAATAAAGGGCCGCATCGAGCACTTCATCAGTCGCCGAGCCATGAACATCGACGGCTTGGGAAGTGAAACGGTCGACCTCTTTTATCGTCTGGGAATGATACACGATGTCGCCGACCTCTATACCCTGCGCGAAAGCGACATCGCCTCGCTCGACCGCCAAGGCGACAAGTCGGCGCGCAACATCATCGAGGCGGTGGCGGCTTCGCGCGAGGTTCCCTTCGAACGCGTGCTCTTTGCCTTGGGCATACGGTTCGTGGGAGAGACCGTGGCAAAAAAACTGGCCAACGCATTCGGAAGCATCGACAAGTTGGCCGCTGCCACCGAAGAAGAGCTCATGCAAGTCGATGAGATAGGAGCGCGCATAGCCGGCAGTGTGAGAGCCTATTTTGCACACCCGACGACGGCGAATCTCATCGCGCGGCTGAAAGCCGCCGGTTTGCAGATGGAGCTGTCGGCCGAGCGCCTGGCCCATCGCACCGACCGTCTGCAAGGAGCTACGGTTGTCATCAGCGGCACCTTTACCCATCACTCCCGTGATGAATATAAAAATCTCATCGAGCAACACGGCGGGAAAAATACCTCTTCGGTCTCGGCCAAGACAACCTATCTCCTGGCCGGAGAGAATATGGGCCCCGCCAAACTCGAAAAGGCAACGAAGTTGGGTATAAAAATCATCTCCGAAACAGAGTTCCTGCAACTCATCGGTTCGGAAAATTAACCGGATTTTCATGTGGAAATATCTTACACAGAAAGCAATACGACGCCGATATGCCAAAAGCCCGAAACAGCGTGACCGGCGTTTCATTCCCTATCGCGAGGCGAAGACGGTTGCCGTCCTGGCCGATGAGGCAGGCGTGCGACAGGCTGTGCCGCTCTTGCAGGCGATGAGCCGCGAAGGGAAAAAAGTCGTGCTTTATTGCCTGAACCTGTCGCCATCGAAGATCGAACTTCGGCCCTCCGGCATCGACATCGTCGAAATATCCCCCGCGGAACTCTGCCACGGCGGCACCGCACCGCGCCCCGAGATATGCCGCGATTTTGTCGCTTTGCAACCCGATGTGTTGCTCGACCTGACGCTGGTCGACTCTTTGCCGACGGCCTTTTTGTCTGTCATAAGCAGGGCTCCCATGCGTCTCGGTGTGCAGAAGAATTCCTTGGCTCCGGCCGACATTATGCTACAAATCGACCCCGAAAAGGCGACGGTCGAATACTTGTTGCAAAATATGCTGTTTTATTGGAAGAATATTGCGGTAAAAAATAATAATTCGTAATTTTACCGCCGAAAATATGCACAACACTATATGGCACAAATCAATTTAAGAGGTATGGGCGTTGC encodes:
- the ligA gene encoding NAD-dependent DNA ligase LigA, whose amino-acid sequence is MNETEFRIRQLRKELDEHNYNYYVLNAPTIDDREFDRLMAELQQLEEANPQYADPHSPTCRVGNDHNQAFTQVAHRYPMLSLSNTYTREEVAAFYERVSAALQEPFTIVGELKYDGTSISLTYEHGRLVQAVTRGDGVQGDDVTENVKTIRTIPLVLRGAGYPDRFEIRGEILMPWSVFEQLNAEREREEEPLFANPRNAASGTLKLQNSAIVASRHLDAYLYYLLGENLPSDDHLDNLHTAAGWGFKISEAMTRCHSLEEMYAFIDYWDVNRKNLPVATDGIVFKVASLRQQKYLGYTAKSPRWAIAYKFQAERAVTRLNSISYQVGRTGTITPVANLDPVQLSGTIVKRASLHNDDIIQALDLHIGDFVYVEKGGEIIPKITGVDTDARILVGEKVQFITHCPECGTPLVRYEGEAAWYCPNDESCPPQIKGRIEHFISRRAMNIDGLGSETVDLFYRLGMIHDVADLYTLRESDIASLDRQGDKSARNIIEAVAASREVPFERVLFALGIRFVGETVAKKLANAFGSIDKLAAATEEELMQVDEIGARIAGSVRAYFAHPTTANLIARLKAAGLQMELSAERLAHRTDRLQGATVVISGTFTHHSRDEYKNLIEQHGGKNTSSVSAKTTYLLAGENMGPAKLEKATKLGIKIISETEFLQLIGSEN